A stretch of the SAR86 cluster bacterium genome encodes the following:
- a CDS encoding beta-lactamase family protein — translation MQIDSPKIDNILENAAKQKVPAISAAVISRDSNLYKGHFGFNDLENKNPVDDNTLFRIASMTKAITSTCIYQLIDRDILSLDTNLKDFFPEISDKKVIQGFDENGDAILTDVSNDINIGHLLTHTSGFAYEIWNESIAKLVERGDLQSAFANNDEFLKAPLIFEPGTSWEYGIGIDWLGVLIEKISECSLQEYMHTNIFEPLEMANTSYDLDKSKHSRVAKVYGRNDNEYFEMPFEVPEKSSFYSGGGNLISSIEDYSKFLKIFLNAGQGPDRQIISISSHKSMLKSLNEELVMKQMLSQAPMLSEDVDFFPSSTKSWSPGFMINHEDIDSGRPKNSAGWAGLFNSFFWIDPKNEIAAVILMQMLPFSEGGCLNTLKEFESSIYS, via the coding sequence ATGCAAATAGATTCTCCAAAAATAGATAATATTTTAGAGAATGCTGCTAAGCAAAAAGTCCCCGCTATATCGGCTGCGGTTATATCTAGGGACAGTAACCTATACAAAGGTCATTTTGGTTTTAATGATCTAGAGAATAAAAATCCAGTTGATGATAATACGCTTTTTAGAATTGCTTCTATGACCAAGGCAATAACCTCAACGTGTATTTATCAATTGATAGATAGAGATATTCTTTCCCTAGATACAAATTTAAAAGATTTTTTTCCAGAAATTAGCGATAAAAAAGTCATTCAAGGATTTGATGAGAACGGTGACGCAATATTAACTGATGTATCAAATGATATAAATATCGGACATCTGTTAACACATACCTCTGGTTTTGCTTACGAAATATGGAACGAATCAATAGCTAAACTTGTTGAGAGAGGTGATTTACAAAGTGCCTTCGCAAATAATGACGAGTTTCTAAAAGCTCCACTAATCTTTGAACCCGGTACAAGCTGGGAATATGGTATTGGGATTGATTGGCTGGGTGTGTTGATAGAGAAAATCAGTGAATGCTCTCTACAAGAATACATGCATACTAATATTTTTGAGCCATTAGAAATGGCTAACACATCTTATGATCTTGATAAAAGCAAACATTCACGAGTAGCTAAAGTTTACGGACGAAATGACAATGAATACTTTGAAATGCCCTTCGAAGTTCCTGAAAAATCCTCATTTTACTCCGGTGGAGGAAACCTTATATCCAGCATTGAAGATTATTCGAAGTTTCTTAAGATTTTCCTGAATGCAGGCCAAGGACCTGACAGACAGATAATTTCTATCTCTTCCCATAAGTCTATGCTCAAAAGCCTGAATGAAGAGTTAGTTATGAAACAAATGCTTTCGCAGGCACCCATGCTTTCTGAGGATGTAGATTTTTTTCCCTCATCCACCAAATCTTGGAGTCCAGGTTTCATGATTAATCATGAAGACATAGATTCCGGGCGACCGAAGAATAGTGCAGGATGGGCTGGCTTATTTAACTCGTTTTTTTGGATTGATCCAAAAAATGAAATTGCCGCAGTCATTTTAATGCAAATGCTTCCTTTTTCTGAAGGCGGATGCCTTAATACCCTTAAAGAATTTGAAAGTTCTATTTATAGCTAA
- a CDS encoding PaaI family thioesterase produces MEELLEKFNDEFRGPSMEFFNLKYDSIEDEQIWFSCEFNKMSGNPMGFVQGGMISAALDDATSAAMIVAYQEKKAPMSTNLNISFHRPLALGKAKMKVNLVKLGTRSATSEGRIFNLEGELVATLMHTAQPVDIG; encoded by the coding sequence ATGGAAGAACTATTAGAAAAATTTAACGATGAGTTTCGTGGACCGTCCATGGAATTTTTTAATCTAAAGTATGATTCTATTGAAGATGAGCAAATCTGGTTTTCTTGTGAATTCAATAAAATGTCAGGAAATCCAATGGGTTTCGTTCAGGGTGGAATGATCTCTGCAGCTTTAGATGACGCTACCTCTGCAGCAATGATTGTTGCTTATCAAGAAAAAAAGGCCCCTATGAGCACCAATTTAAATATTTCGTTTCATCGACCACTCGCATTAGGAAAAGCAAAAATGAAAGTAAATTTAGTAAAATTAGGAACCAGAAGTGCTACTTCGGAGGGTAGAATATTCAATTTGGAGGGTGAGTTAGTTGCTACACTGATGCATACAGCTCAGCCTGTAGATATTGGATAG
- a CDS encoding glycine zipper 2TM domain-containing protein, whose translation MKQFILLITYICFLTSCANSSLKPDTYDRDSSQRISNVLYGEVVSLKRVSIEGETKSGTIVGGLVGAAAGSQVSDSKPESEIGAVLGGAIGATIGGNVSKNIQSVEGIQLTINMDDGRTISVVQEISDYKFEVGDLVEVITIKGRTRISPSGA comes from the coding sequence ATGAAACAATTTATTCTACTAATAACTTATATCTGTTTTCTAACAAGTTGTGCCAATTCATCTCTAAAACCTGATACGTACGATCGTGACTCTTCACAAAGAATTTCAAATGTACTTTACGGAGAAGTAGTCTCTTTAAAAAGAGTATCAATAGAAGGAGAGACAAAGTCCGGAACTATCGTAGGTGGATTAGTAGGTGCTGCAGCAGGAAGTCAAGTAAGTGACTCTAAACCTGAATCTGAAATAGGAGCTGTATTAGGAGGAGCTATAGGAGCTACCATAGGTGGCAATGTATCTAAAAATATTCAGTCTGTTGAAGGAATCCAGCTGACCATCAATATGGACGATGGGAGAACAATTTCTGTAGTACAAGAAATTAGTGATTATAAATTTGAAGTTGGTGATCTTGTTGAAGTCATAACCATAAAAGGTAGAACAAGAATATCTCCTTCGGGCGCATGA
- a CDS encoding SDR family NAD(P)-dependent oxidoreductase, which translates to MKPVCLVFGAGAGIGGTVAAKFAEEGYHSFLCRRSDKEGLDKLIGDIEASGGSASGQLLNAIEEDAIEEVINKVESDVGPIEVVIYNLGAQTGMKLLSQTTYKEFEWGWKMASFGLFRVAKMLCPLMVERGKGTILVTSATAAMRGNATQHSHAAAMAARRMLCQSLNAEFSSKGIHVAHIIVDGAVDAPDTLGKMLGPEMYQQLRETKGMEHDGLLLPKEIAKTYYHLSQQHRSAWTHELDLRAFSDLAWWNHATMLDDDK; encoded by the coding sequence ATGAAACCAGTATGTTTGGTATTTGGAGCAGGAGCGGGAATCGGTGGAACAGTTGCAGCTAAATTTGCTGAAGAAGGCTATCATTCTTTTTTATGCAGACGTTCCGATAAAGAAGGTTTAGATAAATTAATTGGAGATATAGAAGCCTCTGGAGGCTCTGCTTCAGGACAACTCCTTAATGCAATAGAAGAGGATGCAATAGAAGAAGTCATAAACAAGGTCGAATCTGATGTTGGTCCGATAGAGGTAGTTATTTATAACTTAGGAGCCCAAACAGGCATGAAGCTGCTGAGTCAAACAACTTATAAAGAATTTGAATGGGGATGGAAAATGGCAAGCTTTGGTTTATTTAGAGTTGCTAAGATGCTTTGTCCGTTAATGGTTGAAAGGGGAAAAGGTACAATATTAGTGACTTCAGCCACCGCTGCGATGAGAGGAAATGCAACCCAGCATTCTCATGCAGCAGCTATGGCAGCAAGAAGAATGCTTTGTCAGTCCCTAAATGCTGAATTTTCATCCAAAGGAATACATGTTGCACACATTATTGTAGATGGCGCTGTAGATGCTCCAGATACACTAGGTAAGATGTTGGGACCTGAAATGTATCAGCAGCTAAGAGAAACAAAAGGTATGGAACATGACGGACTGCTATTACCCAAGGAAATAGCAAAAACGTATTATCATTTATCTCAACAACATCGATCTGCTTGGACTCATGAATTGGATTTAAGAGCTTTTTCAGATCTAGCGTGGTGGAATCATGCCACTATGCTCGATGATGATAAATAG
- a CDS encoding amidase: MDFRDYSLKELVSNIQGKKISARELTQSALNNIEKFDGEINAFCSINPEDALLQAEQIDSAIMKGEEVGILAGIPIGVKDLEDAKGFITSFGSELHINDTPADEDSILVQRMRDQGCVILGKTNTPEFGHKGKTDNVPFGSTKNPWNLQYSAGGSSGGTSAALASGMIPLGTGSDGGGSIRIPAALGGLSGIKTSQGRIPIGGKTPPGSGLLTVKGPMANTTQDNALALDATIGPDPTDIFSLESDNLNWSDELINDVPKTAIWSPTMGFSTVDEEVLSKCEEAINLLSNAGVEIIEKETIWKENPVDDWMIFWACACARRQQHLMGTKDFEKIDPLLRFFIEMGTNMDGASYASAIDSCHKLGYQLEKFFEEAPLIITPATCGQAPKLEGDGFVNGNETPSWVDFTMGINMTRNPAGVIPISLLDSGLPASLQIIGGQRQDLDVLRAMNSFEEIIAFDEKADFPLNT; this comes from the coding sequence ATGGACTTTAGAGATTATTCATTGAAAGAGTTAGTCAGCAATATTCAAGGAAAGAAAATATCTGCTAGGGAGTTAACACAATCAGCTTTAAATAATATCGAAAAGTTCGATGGAGAGATAAATGCTTTCTGTTCCATCAATCCGGAAGACGCACTTCTGCAAGCAGAGCAAATTGATTCAGCAATAATGAAAGGTGAAGAGGTTGGAATACTTGCTGGAATCCCCATCGGTGTAAAAGATCTAGAGGATGCAAAAGGATTTATAACTAGTTTTGGTTCAGAGTTGCATATCAATGATACTCCAGCAGATGAAGATTCAATTTTAGTCCAAAGAATGAGAGATCAAGGGTGTGTAATCCTTGGTAAAACCAATACACCAGAGTTTGGTCATAAAGGAAAGACTGACAATGTACCTTTTGGGAGCACAAAAAATCCATGGAATCTTCAATATTCAGCCGGTGGCTCATCTGGAGGAACTTCAGCGGCTTTAGCTTCGGGAATGATTCCTCTTGGAACAGGATCTGATGGAGGTGGATCTATCAGAATACCTGCTGCATTGGGCGGACTATCAGGCATAAAGACATCTCAAGGAAGGATTCCCATAGGAGGAAAGACACCCCCAGGATCAGGCCTGTTGACGGTAAAAGGCCCTATGGCTAATACAACTCAAGATAATGCTTTAGCTCTAGACGCAACTATTGGACCAGATCCAACAGATATTTTTTCTTTAGAATCAGATAATTTAAATTGGTCAGATGAATTAATTAATGACGTACCTAAAACTGCTATATGGTCACCAACAATGGGCTTCTCAACCGTAGATGAAGAAGTTCTATCTAAATGTGAAGAGGCTATAAATTTACTTTCCAATGCAGGGGTTGAGATAATAGAAAAAGAAACCATATGGAAAGAAAATCCTGTTGATGATTGGATGATATTTTGGGCTTGTGCATGTGCAAGAAGACAACAACACTTAATGGGTACGAAAGACTTTGAGAAAATAGATCCTTTACTTAGATTCTTTATCGAAATGGGAACTAACATGGATGGAGCTTCATATGCTTCTGCAATAGACTCATGTCATAAGTTAGGCTATCAGTTAGAAAAATTCTTCGAAGAAGCTCCTCTAATTATTACACCTGCAACTTGTGGACAGGCACCTAAACTTGAAGGAGACGGTTTTGTAAATGGAAATGAAACTCCATCTTGGGTTGATTTTACAATGGGTATCAATATGACAAGAAATCCTGCTGGGGTGATCCCAATCTCTTTGTTGGATTCAGGTTTACCTGCTTCCCTTCAAATTATAGGAGGACAAAGACAAGATTTAGATGTGCTTAGAGCTATGAACTCTTTTGAAGAAATAATAGCCTTCGACGAAAAAGCAGATTTTCCCTTAAATACTTAA
- a CDS encoding acyl-CoA dehydrogenase family protein, translating into MDINLSSEDLAFRDEVRSFFEENKIKSGEDYFSWRLGWFEKAREKGGWDVPKWPEKFGGPGWTPTQHYIWEQETAKANIPFDLPFGLGMLAPILMNYGNEEQQNRFLPDIRDRKVNWCQGYSEPGAGSDLANLKTKAVLSDDGTYYTVNGSKIWTTLAHVADWIFCLTRTDDSGIKQQGITFLLFPMKQEGIEVKPIITLGGSHTVNTVHFTDVKVPVENRIGEEGKGWTYAKGLLEHERTGLAGLSKSLVELEQLKDNARSIQRGNGNLMDNSSYKSKVGELEIDLLATEFTELRSLASAAAGGEPGPESSILKLKGTEIKQRIQKLTVEASGIYSSAWGDKGVGPSFAKGGTAGYLNSRYFTIYGGASEVQKDIVAKKVLGLTKSSSK; encoded by the coding sequence ATGGATATAAATCTAAGCAGTGAAGATCTTGCATTTAGGGATGAAGTTAGATCTTTTTTCGAAGAAAATAAAATTAAATCTGGAGAAGACTATTTCTCCTGGAGATTGGGCTGGTTTGAAAAAGCCAGAGAAAAAGGCGGCTGGGATGTACCTAAGTGGCCAGAAAAATTTGGCGGTCCAGGATGGACTCCAACTCAACATTATATTTGGGAACAGGAGACAGCAAAGGCGAATATCCCTTTTGATCTCCCTTTTGGACTCGGTATGTTGGCACCCATATTGATGAATTACGGAAATGAAGAACAGCAAAATAGATTCCTACCCGATATTAGAGATCGAAAGGTAAATTGGTGCCAGGGTTATTCCGAGCCCGGAGCTGGTTCAGATTTAGCAAACCTTAAAACAAAAGCTGTGTTGTCAGATGACGGAACTTATTACACAGTAAATGGTTCAAAAATATGGACAACTTTGGCTCACGTTGCGGATTGGATATTTTGTCTTACAAGAACAGATGATTCGGGAATTAAACAGCAAGGAATCACCTTTTTGTTGTTTCCCATGAAGCAAGAAGGTATAGAGGTCAAACCAATAATCACATTAGGAGGTTCACATACTGTTAATACAGTGCATTTTACAGATGTAAAAGTCCCTGTTGAAAATAGAATTGGTGAAGAGGGTAAAGGTTGGACCTATGCAAAAGGGCTGCTTGAACATGAAAGAACTGGATTGGCAGGATTATCTAAATCTTTAGTAGAGCTAGAACAACTCAAAGATAATGCTCGATCCATACAAAGAGGGAACGGAAATCTCATGGATAATTCTAGTTATAAATCTAAAGTGGGTGAGTTAGAAATAGATTTGTTAGCCACGGAGTTCACTGAGTTGAGAAGCTTAGCTTCGGCAGCAGCTGGTGGTGAGCCTGGTCCTGAATCCTCGATCTTAAAACTTAAAGGGACAGAGATTAAGCAACGAATTCAGAAACTTACCGTCGAAGCCAGCGGGATATACTCTTCTGCTTGGGGTGACAAAGGTGTTGGCCCTTCTTTCGCAAAAGGAGGAACGGCAGGATATTTAAATAGTCGATATTTCACAATCTATGGCGGAGCAAGCGAAGTCCAAAAGGATATTGTCGCAAAAAAAGTTCTGGGTCTCACAAAAAGTAGCTCAAAATGA
- a CDS encoding acyl-CoA dehydrogenase family protein — protein MNFEHTQKTKDLIVQVSDFIDQKIKPKEAEYTQAMNSFRESGNPWQVPEVLTELKSEAKAEGLWNFSLTGDEGYGLTNLEFAPLAEMMGVGWTSEVFNSSAPDAGNMEVLDKYGSSYQKEKWLKPLLDGQIRSAFAMTEPNVASSDATNIASTISKDGDDYVINGEKWWTSGYGRPDCEFMIFMGVSNPDAPKHQRQSQIIIPKDTPGITLQRMLTVYGSDHAPNGHAHLKFDDVRIPKENIILGEGRGFEIAQGRLGPGRIHHCMKIIGAAELALELLCKRASTRKAFGKAIAELGGNFDVIAKCRNEIEMCRLLTLKAAYMMDTLGNKEAKSEIAQPKVEVPSMAVRVIERAIQIHGGAGVSQDTPLASLYSSIRYLRIGDGPDEVHMRTIAKEELKKYVDSA, from the coding sequence ATGAATTTCGAACACACACAAAAAACCAAAGATCTTATAGTGCAAGTCTCAGACTTTATCGATCAAAAGATAAAACCTAAAGAGGCAGAATATACTCAGGCTATGAATTCTTTTAGAGAGTCCGGTAATCCGTGGCAAGTTCCGGAAGTATTAACTGAACTCAAATCAGAAGCAAAAGCAGAAGGTTTGTGGAATTTTTCCTTAACGGGTGATGAGGGTTATGGACTAACCAATCTCGAATTCGCACCTCTTGCTGAGATGATGGGAGTTGGGTGGACATCTGAAGTTTTTAATTCATCTGCACCAGATGCTGGCAATATGGAAGTTCTAGATAAGTACGGCAGTAGTTATCAGAAAGAAAAATGGCTAAAGCCTCTATTAGATGGTCAGATTCGATCAGCGTTTGCCATGACTGAGCCAAATGTGGCCTCTTCAGATGCAACGAACATTGCCAGCACTATATCTAAAGATGGTGATGATTATGTGATCAATGGAGAAAAATGGTGGACTTCTGGGTATGGCAGGCCTGACTGTGAATTTATGATTTTCATGGGAGTTTCAAATCCTGATGCTCCTAAGCATCAAAGACAATCTCAGATAATTATTCCAAAAGACACTCCGGGTATAACTTTGCAAAGAATGTTAACTGTTTACGGTTCAGATCATGCACCTAATGGTCATGCCCATTTAAAATTTGATGATGTGAGGATACCAAAAGAAAATATTATTTTAGGCGAAGGAAGAGGTTTTGAAATTGCTCAAGGCCGTCTCGGCCCTGGCCGTATTCATCATTGTATGAAAATAATTGGAGCTGCTGAACTTGCCTTAGAACTACTTTGTAAAAGAGCCTCAACACGCAAAGCCTTTGGTAAAGCAATTGCAGAATTAGGTGGTAACTTTGATGTTATAGCCAAGTGTCGTAATGAAATTGAGATGTGCAGATTGTTAACTCTTAAGGCAGCATACATGATGGATACTTTAGGTAACAAGGAAGCTAAAAGCGAAATAGCACAACCGAAAGTTGAAGTACCATCAATGGCGGTTAGAGTAATAGAAAGAGCTATACAAATTCATGGAGGAGCTGGAGTTTCTCAAGATACACCTTTAGCTAGTCTTTACAGTTCAATTAGATATCTGCGCATAGGTGATGGGCCGGATGAGGTACACATGAGGACAATTGCTAAAGAGGAACTCAAAAAGTACGTGGACTCAGCTTAG
- a CDS encoding TonB-dependent receptor, with amino-acid sequence MLKRIFLFFSVFFILFPAHTDAIDEIVASGDWRDTNLSEVDSSLILVNDEDIQKKQYKHFEDITYLIPNLNFAASDSRPRYFQIRGIGERSGYEGTPNSSVGFLIDDIDFSGQAGIASVYDIDQVEVYRGPQGSRMGASSLAGMIYIKTKDPKDLFEANGEITIGNYGRNDLSASINIPFTKGLKSRLSIRKEDFDGFRENLFLNRDDTSRKDEQSLRLKTNWLINDATSFDLVYFDNNFDDPADIWTIDGSLNTLSDRPGMDSQDTRALGVNLEFINRLNTLKVLYSKTDTDVVFSYDADWGNAQSHFPYVYDYFSETLRHRETSNIELRILSNKLDTNFSNQIQWIAGFSFYEIDESNDRKDDGAYGDPNDGFGTFYSESFFSSDYSSESKSLFGNLDYLISETLKLSFGFRWEDWDADYLDSNEELFTPDDSMNGGKISLINSLDNDLKYYLSIAKGYKQGGFNLGTGLNSSSLIEAVSYSPEYLTNYEFGISKYFFSSKTFLDLVIFYSDRRDQQVLSSTQVDPQDPNTFLFLTKNAAEGRNYGAELSLNSEISDTISMFLNLGILETEIRQYQSRPDLEGREQAHAPDYSFSAGLSWDISNNLELLLDLNGKSDFYYSDSHNNTSDDYILTNINMIYKKDKINLNFWIRNIFDEYYSLRGFYFGNEPPAFEDTLYERHGDPRNYGLTFRYEF; translated from the coding sequence ATGCTAAAACGTATATTTTTATTTTTTTCAGTTTTCTTTATTCTCTTTCCTGCTCATACTGACGCAATTGATGAGATTGTCGCAAGTGGTGATTGGCGGGACACCAATTTAAGTGAAGTTGATAGCAGTCTCATTCTTGTTAATGATGAAGATATCCAAAAAAAGCAATACAAGCATTTTGAGGATATCACTTACTTAATTCCAAATCTTAATTTTGCCGCTAGTGATTCAAGACCGCGATATTTTCAGATCAGAGGAATTGGAGAACGATCTGGATATGAAGGAACTCCAAATTCTTCAGTTGGATTTTTGATTGACGACATAGACTTTTCAGGTCAAGCAGGTATAGCTTCTGTATACGATATTGACCAAGTAGAAGTTTATAGAGGTCCCCAAGGTTCTAGGATGGGTGCTAGTTCACTTGCAGGAATGATATACATTAAAACTAAGGATCCTAAGGACTTATTTGAAGCAAACGGAGAAATAACCATTGGTAATTACGGAAGGAACGACTTGAGTGCGTCAATTAATATTCCTTTCACAAAAGGCTTAAAATCGAGATTAAGTATAAGGAAAGAAGATTTTGATGGGTTCAGGGAAAATTTATTTTTAAACAGAGATGACACTTCTAGGAAAGATGAGCAGTCTCTTAGACTCAAGACTAATTGGTTGATTAATGATGCCACCTCTTTTGATCTAGTCTATTTTGATAACAATTTTGATGATCCTGCAGATATATGGACTATTGATGGCTCTCTAAATACCCTTTCAGATAGACCTGGTATGGACTCTCAAGATACAAGAGCTCTAGGTGTAAATCTCGAATTTATAAACAGGCTAAATACTCTCAAGGTTTTATATTCTAAAACAGATACAGATGTAGTTTTTAGTTACGATGCCGATTGGGGTAATGCACAGTCACACTTTCCCTATGTCTATGATTATTTTTCTGAAACTCTTAGACATAGAGAAACTTCTAATATAGAACTTAGAATACTATCCAATAAATTGGATACAAATTTTTCTAATCAAATACAGTGGATAGCTGGATTTTCATTTTATGAAATTGATGAATCCAATGATAGAAAAGATGATGGGGCTTACGGAGATCCAAACGATGGTTTCGGAACTTTCTACAGTGAATCATTTTTCTCTAGTGATTATTCTTCAGAAAGCAAATCCCTTTTTGGAAATTTGGATTACCTTATAAGTGAAACATTAAAGCTCTCTTTTGGTTTTAGATGGGAGGATTGGGATGCTGATTATTTAGATTCAAATGAAGAATTATTCACACCTGATGATTCAATGAATGGAGGAAAAATATCTCTCATTAACTCTTTAGATAATGATCTTAAATACTATCTGAGCATTGCAAAGGGTTACAAACAGGGTGGTTTTAACTTAGGAACTGGTTTAAATAGTTCTTCACTAATAGAAGCAGTATCTTATTCACCCGAATACCTAACCAACTACGAGTTTGGAATAAGCAAATATTTCTTTTCTTCAAAAACTTTTTTAGATTTAGTAATTTTTTATTCAGACAGAAGAGATCAACAAGTTTTGTCATCAACTCAAGTCGACCCACAAGACCCTAATACATTCTTATTTTTAACAAAAAATGCAGCTGAAGGTAGAAATTATGGAGCCGAGTTAAGTCTAAATTCTGAAATTTCAGACACTATCAGTATGTTTTTAAACTTAGGAATACTCGAAACAGAAATAAGGCAGTATCAATCAAGACCTGATTTAGAGGGGAGGGAGCAAGCACATGCGCCTGACTATAGCTTTTCTGCAGGATTGAGCTGGGACATATCAAATAATCTGGAATTACTATTGGACTTGAATGGCAAAAGTGACTTTTATTATTCAGATTCTCATAATAATACTTCCGATGATTACATCCTTACAAATATAAATATGATTTATAAGAAAGATAAAATTAATTTAAATTTCTGGATACGAAATATTTTTGATGAATATTATTCTTTAAGAGGGTTTTATTTCGGTAATGAACCTCCTGCTTTCGAAGATACTTTGTATGAACGTCATGGGGATCCACGTAATTATGGTCTAACATTCCGATATGAATTTTAG
- a CDS encoding DUF3501 family protein — protein MSNSLENCDVRSISIGSKISLLFKESAIFEEQTALIGIVETVKYSGDKNSDFPEILDLLDKIWIQIGENKRIYGDKKRSNDSIKEEIFFRLSKQMIEDFKRTEMMYAGVNHPKYNIKTKEIALSTVKSLAEDFK, from the coding sequence ATGTCGAATTCTCTTGAAAACTGTGATGTGAGGTCTATATCAATAGGCTCCAAAATTTCACTTCTTTTTAAAGAAAGTGCAATATTTGAAGAGCAAACTGCCCTCATAGGAATAGTAGAAACCGTTAAATATTCAGGTGATAAGAATTCTGACTTTCCAGAAATACTGGATTTGCTTGATAAGATATGGATTCAGATTGGTGAAAATAAAAGAATATATGGAGATAAAAAAAGGAGTAATGACTCAATCAAGGAAGAAATATTTTTTAGATTAAGCAAACAGATGATAGAAGATTTTAAGCGTACAGAAATGATGTACGCCGGCGTTAATCATCCCAAATATAATATTAAAACTAAAGAAATAGCATTATCTACCGTGAAAAGTCTCGCAGAAGATTTTAAATAA
- a CDS encoding acyl-CoA dehydrogenase, whose product MNFELSEEQKMIQQSVERFVQENYDLSNRIKISSEDPGFSKEYWSSMAELGWLGLAFSEEDGGFGGNQIDTLVLMEQFGKGLVLEPFLANIVLGGGSIKRGGSKEIKDSIIPKLIDGSLQITLAYAEEQSRFDIEDVATSAREEGDGFIINGKKSMVLNAQSADKIVVVARTNGSQVDEDGISLFLIDADAEGIDRENFPTVDGLRASEISFKDVQVTSECLIGEKDKGFSILQAVVNDAILALAAEAVGAMEVLYKDTVEYTQQREQFDHPLSDFQVLQHRMVDMFMEYEQCKSLLFRATMETVQDPSLSQRTIHALKHLIGKSGIFVGESAVQLHGGMGVTEELRIGHFFKRLLVIDSQFGNADFHLDKFTSL is encoded by the coding sequence ATGAATTTTGAACTGTCTGAAGAACAGAAAATGATTCAGCAAAGCGTCGAACGTTTTGTTCAAGAAAACTATGACCTTTCGAATAGAATAAAAATAAGCTCAGAAGATCCTGGCTTTAGTAAAGAATACTGGTCATCTATGGCCGAATTAGGCTGGCTCGGATTGGCATTTAGTGAAGAGGATGGAGGGTTTGGTGGTAACCAGATAGATACATTAGTCCTCATGGAGCAATTCGGTAAAGGATTGGTACTTGAACCTTTTTTAGCGAATATAGTTTTGGGTGGAGGATCTATAAAAAGAGGAGGTTCTAAAGAAATTAAAGACTCAATCATTCCTAAGCTCATAGATGGTAGTTTACAAATTACTCTCGCTTATGCAGAAGAACAAAGCAGATTTGATATAGAGGATGTTGCAACCTCAGCCAGGGAAGAAGGTGATGGTTTCATTATCAATGGTAAAAAATCTATGGTACTCAATGCACAATCGGCAGATAAAATCGTTGTGGTTGCCAGAACAAATGGTAGTCAGGTAGATGAAGACGGGATCAGTTTATTTCTTATAGATGCAGATGCTGAAGGAATAGACAGAGAGAATTTCCCAACTGTTGACGGTCTTAGGGCTTCTGAAATTTCATTCAAAGATGTACAAGTAACATCAGAATGCCTCATCGGAGAAAAAGATAAAGGGTTTTCCATTCTTCAAGCAGTGGTAAATGATGCTATCTTGGCTTTAGCAGCCGAGGCTGTCGGAGCCATGGAAGTGTTATATAAAGACACAGTGGAATACACTCAGCAGAGAGAACAGTTCGATCATCCACTATCAGATTTTCAAGTACTTCAACATCGAATGGTAGATATGTTTATGGAGTATGAACAGTGTAAATCTCTGTTATTTCGTGCCACCATGGAAACTGTTCAAGATCCGTCTCTTTCTCAAAGAACTATTCATGCTTTAAAACATTTGATTGGTAAATCTGGAATATTTGTAGGAGAAAGTGCCGTTCAACTTCACGGAGGTATGGGAGTCACCGAAGAGTTAAGGATAGGTCATTTCTTTAAAAGATTACTCGTTATTGACTCTCAATTTGGAAATGCTGATTTCCACTTAGATAAATTCACAAGTCTCTAA